In bacterium, a single window of DNA contains:
- a CDS encoding glycosyltransferase family 2 protein: MEKITVTIICTNEEKKIQGALESAEWADEIIVVDGGSTDKTLEICRKYTGKIFSNPWPGWIEQKNFAISKSKNKWILSLDSDERVSKELKEEINNELDTGGYDGYYIPIKPVYLGKPVTRCGWYPGYKLRLFNKEKSRWGGTEPHESLIISGKTKKLKADIIHDAYDSIEEHLIKINYYSKIGAELLIKKGEQVVLTDLFFRPLFTFFKQYILKLGFLDGWRGFLICAFSGYANLAKYSRAWERQKSMAHGK, from the coding sequence ATGGAAAAGATTACAGTAACAATAATATGCACCAACGAAGAGAAGAAAATTCAGGGCGCTCTTGAAAGCGCTGAATGGGCGGATGAAATTATAGTTGTCGACGGCGGAAGCACGGATAAGACATTGGAAATATGCCGGAAATATACCGGTAAAATATTTTCCAATCCCTGGCCGGGCTGGATTGAACAGAAAAATTTCGCCATATCAAAAAGCAAAAACAAATGGATTTTATCACTGGATTCCGATGAAAGAGTTTCAAAAGAACTAAAGGAGGAAATTAATAATGAATTAGATACAGGGGGATACGACGGTTATTACATACCTATAAAGCCTGTTTATTTGGGTAAACCGGTAACGCGTTGCGGCTGGTACCCCGGATATAAATTAAGGCTTTTCAATAAAGAAAAAAGCAGGTGGGGCGGGACGGAACCCCATGAAAGCCTTATCATTTCAGGAAAGACGAAAAAACTCAAGGCGGATATAATCCATGATGCTTATGATTCAATTGAGGAACATTTAATAAAAATAAATTATTACAGCAAGATCGGAGCGGAACTTTTAATTAAAAAAGGGGAACAGGTTGTTTTAACTGATTTATTTTTTAGACCTTTATTTACTTTTTTTAAGCAATATATTTTAAAACTTGGTTTTTTAGACGGGTGGCGCGGTTTTTTAATATGCGCGTTCAGCGGTTACGCGAACCTCGCGAAATATAGCAGGGCGTGGGAAAGACAGAAGAGCATGGCGCATGGCAAATAA